The Chitinivorax tropicus genome includes a window with the following:
- the folP gene encoding dihydropteroate synthase, with the protein MSMKHSIFKCGRFSLDLSHPIIMGILNLTPDSFSDGGRYLEVDAAIAHAQAMLDEGADIIDVGGESTRPDAPFVSVDEEWRRLAPVLPRLISLGIPVSIDTRKAQVMKRAIEIGVDMVNDVGALEDIGAIEAVAQSSVGICLMHKKGNPDNMQHNPNYDNVLFEVSDYLNQRAEIAQQAGIESDRIVIDPGFGFGKTLDHNLDLLRNMQHLASLGYPVLVGLSRKSMLGALTGEAASGRIHASTAAALLAVQKGAAIVRVHDVKATKDALTILTAVEQ; encoded by the coding sequence ATGAGCATGAAGCACTCGATTTTTAAATGTGGCCGTTTCTCACTGGATCTGAGCCATCCGATCATCATGGGTATTTTGAACCTTACGCCTGATTCCTTTTCAGATGGTGGTAGGTATTTGGAAGTAGACGCGGCAATTGCACACGCTCAAGCTATGCTTGATGAAGGTGCTGACATCATCGACGTGGGCGGTGAGTCAACTCGACCAGATGCACCATTTGTGTCTGTAGACGAAGAGTGGAGACGGTTGGCACCTGTGTTGCCAAGGCTGATCAGCTTGGGTATCCCTGTTTCGATTGACACACGTAAAGCGCAAGTAATGAAGCGTGCGATTGAGATTGGCGTGGACATGGTCAATGACGTGGGTGCGCTGGAAGATATCGGTGCGATTGAAGCAGTTGCACAATCATCAGTTGGTATTTGTCTGATGCACAAAAAGGGTAATCCGGATAATATGCAGCACAATCCGAATTATGACAATGTTCTTTTTGAGGTGTCCGATTACCTGAATCAACGTGCTGAAATCGCTCAGCAAGCCGGTATTGAATCTGATCGAATCGTGATCGACCCTGGTTTCGGCTTTGGTAAAACGCTGGATCATAATTTAGACTTGTTGAGAAATATGCAGCATCTGGCATCACTGGGGTACCCGGTGCTGGTGGGGCTGTCCCGAAAATCCATGCTGGGTGCGTTGACTGGCGAGGCGGCCTCTGGTCGTATCCATGCAAGCACCGCGGCGGCGTTGCTCGCAGTTCAAAAAGGGGCTGCCATCGTGCGTGTGCATGATGTCAAAGCAACAAAAGATGCATTAACCATCCTGACAGCGGTAGAACAATGA